The Acinetobacter defluvii genome includes a region encoding these proteins:
- a CDS encoding aminoglycoside phosphotransferase family protein yields MKTQREQLIQTWITSVLNSDQFEINFLAGDASFRRYARISLNNKTFMLMDAPPEQEDCVPFVSIDEFFDQHGVRVPHIVAKDLEQGFLLLEDFGDVLLSTLLNDETVDAYYAQSFKQLVQLQSIDGETHFPAYAYEKLISEMELLTDWLLPSLNIQPTTDQSALIKRTFAILANAALAQPQVIVHRDFHSRNLMKLDNETDLGVIDFQDAVIGADTYDLISITRDAYVQWNAERVYTWFKVFYDLLPEVQKQDRDFEQFKKEADFMAIQRHIKILGIFVRLFERDGKSGYLKDLPRVMWYLVEESKPYAELQPFMQFIHAKVLPAFEEKYGKYEVVA; encoded by the coding sequence ATGAAAACACAACGTGAACAATTGATACAAACATGGATAACATCTGTACTCAATTCAGATCAATTTGAAATCAACTTTTTAGCAGGCGATGCTAGTTTCCGTCGTTATGCACGAATTAGCTTGAATAATAAAACATTTATGTTGATGGATGCACCACCTGAACAAGAAGATTGTGTACCTTTTGTGTCGATTGATGAATTCTTTGACCAACATGGTGTGCGTGTGCCACATATTGTGGCAAAAGACTTGGAGCAAGGTTTTTTATTGCTTGAAGATTTTGGTGATGTTTTGTTATCAACTTTGCTGAATGACGAAACTGTAGATGCCTATTATGCACAAAGTTTTAAGCAGTTGGTGCAACTACAATCCATTGATGGCGAAACACATTTCCCAGCTTATGCTTATGAAAAGCTGATTTCGGAAATGGAATTGTTGACTGATTGGTTGTTACCGTCCCTCAATATTCAGCCGACTACAGATCAAAGCGCTTTAATCAAACGTACTTTTGCGATTTTAGCTAATGCAGCGTTGGCGCAGCCACAAGTCATCGTGCATCGTGATTTTCATAGTCGTAACCTGATGAAGTTGGATAATGAAACGGACTTAGGGGTGATTGATTTCCAAGATGCCGTAATTGGTGCAGATACTTATGATCTCATTTCGATCACTCGTGATGCTTATGTGCAGTGGAATGCTGAACGTGTTTATACATGGTTTAAAGTATTTTACGATTTATTGCCAGAAGTACAAAAACAAGATCGGGATTTTGAACAATTTAAAAAAGAAGCCGATTTTATGGCGATTCAGCGTCATATCAAAATTTTGGGTATCTTTGTGCGTTTGTTTGAGCGGGATGGAAAGTCTGGTTACTTAAAAGATTTACCACGTGTGATGTGGTACTTAGTTGAAGAATCTAAACCGTATGCAGAACTACAACCGTTTATGCAATTTATCCATGCTAAAGTTTTGCCCGCTTTTGAAGAGAAATATGGCAAATACGAGGTTGTAGCATAA
- a CDS encoding LPS-assembly protein LptD: MKHQFKFNPLATAILTLLCGSSVSSYAEPTDTVPAVDNETLKSAIQESYPGQNFFNQYYVDKESAQAQVRDPDAISNRYCDGVWVTPFSTEQKAASPEETTSVITADHGYYNPNGDSTLSGDVVIDQDGRMVRADEVIIDKTQTFAKAKGNVQMAQGGLIAQSDQIDYNLKTQTGELNNSFYIAEATHAHGHAKKIERTSPEKVVLEDASYSTCPPEQSPTWQLKAKQIELNQDTGRGVTRGTKLYIKDTPVLAVPYFNFPIDDRRTTGILNPTFGFTNDGGVEVAVPVYLNLAPNYDATVTPRVISDRGVQAAGSFRYLTEDFGAGRIWGSYLPSDREYEDKDRKDLHFLHAWQINDQWSTNLEYNYVSDKDFFSDLDSDPNSRTELNQRRTWELNYGNGIPGLNAKLRVEDFQTLDKTLADVDKPYARLPQLLVNYVKGNPQGLEFEFNNDTAYFQKDINDFNRATNTDSSIYQPSGTRLYNEFSARYNFRNPWGFAIPQASVRTLNTFYDQKTIDRIDAANPSQSSDNKNKSVVVPEFTLDTGLTFEREGKYLQTLSPRAFYAYAPYENQNGYPNFDSTTASISYDQLFNPRRFYGHDRLEDNNFLSLGVSYSLFDTVGLERLRAGIGQSYYFQDRRVTLNERSDEFNTERKTGPVVSLSSQLTENFTVSANSAWMSNGDNAQRDFQLYYTGNKGNLYNIGYFYRDYLPDRQEQYDQMVASFIQPVKDNWRIMGHVQYDIDNNVAREYLAGINYESCCWGVSLYGREYFNDLDDVNAPDAKPKRAVMVEFTLKGLGGLNNKLSSLLENRILGFDKVNQTWTH, encoded by the coding sequence ATGAAGCATCAGTTTAAATTTAATCCTTTAGCGACTGCTATTTTGACACTTCTTTGTGGAAGTTCAGTATCCAGCTATGCCGAACCTACGGACACTGTGCCTGCTGTCGATAATGAAACATTAAAATCAGCCATTCAGGAAAGCTATCCAGGGCAAAACTTTTTTAATCAATATTATGTAGACAAAGAATCTGCACAAGCCCAAGTGCGAGATCCTGATGCTATCAGCAATCGTTATTGTGATGGGGTTTGGGTCACACCTTTTAGCACCGAACAAAAAGCAGCATCACCTGAAGAAACCACCTCAGTGATTACTGCGGATCATGGTTATTACAATCCAAATGGGGATTCTACCCTTTCAGGGGATGTGGTCATTGATCAAGATGGTCGTATGGTACGTGCTGATGAAGTCATTATTGATAAAACCCAAACCTTTGCCAAAGCCAAAGGAAATGTGCAAATGGCACAAGGTGGCTTAATCGCACAAAGTGATCAAATTGATTACAATTTAAAGACCCAAACAGGCGAACTTAACAATAGTTTCTATATTGCTGAAGCAACGCATGCTCACGGTCATGCTAAAAAAATCGAAAGAACTTCGCCTGAAAAAGTCGTACTTGAAGATGCAAGCTATAGCACTTGTCCACCTGAACAATCACCAACATGGCAGCTAAAAGCCAAACAGATTGAGTTAAACCAAGATACTGGTCGTGGTGTGACACGGGGTACAAAACTATATATTAAAGATACCCCAGTTTTAGCCGTACCCTATTTCAACTTCCCAATTGACGACCGTCGTACCACCGGGATTTTAAATCCAACATTTGGTTTTACCAACGATGGTGGTGTTGAAGTTGCAGTACCGGTTTATTTAAACTTGGCACCCAATTACGATGCAACAGTGACCCCACGTGTGATTAGTGATCGTGGCGTACAAGCTGCTGGTTCATTTCGCTATTTAACAGAGGATTTTGGTGCAGGTCGTATTTGGGGAAGCTACTTACCTTCTGACCGTGAATATGAAGACAAAGATCGTAAAGATTTACATTTCTTACATGCTTGGCAAATCAATGATCAATGGTCAACCAATTTAGAATACAACTATGTTTCTGATAAAGATTTTTTCTCAGACTTAGACAGCGACCCGAACTCACGTACAGAACTCAATCAGCGTCGTACTTGGGAGTTAAACTATGGGAATGGCATTCCTGGTTTAAATGCAAAGCTACGTGTCGAAGACTTCCAAACACTTGATAAAACCTTAGCAGATGTAGATAAGCCCTATGCACGTCTACCACAGCTGTTAGTGAATTATGTCAAAGGTAATCCTCAAGGCTTAGAGTTCGAATTTAATAACGATACTGCTTATTTCCAAAAAGATATAAATGACTTTAATAGAGCCACCAATACCGACTCCTCTATATATCAACCCAGTGGTACGCGACTTTATAACGAATTTTCTGCACGTTACAACTTTAGAAATCCGTGGGGTTTTGCCATTCCACAAGCCAGTGTGCGCACTTTAAATACTTTTTATGATCAAAAAACCATTGATCGTATTGATGCTGCTAACCCAAGCCAGAGCAGTGATAATAAGAATAAATCGGTTGTTGTGCCTGAATTTACACTTGACACAGGCTTAACCTTTGAGCGTGAAGGTAAATACTTACAAACCCTCTCACCACGCGCATTTTATGCTTATGCGCCCTATGAGAATCAAAATGGTTATCCTAACTTTGACTCTACCACTGCATCCATCAGCTATGATCAACTCTTTAACCCGCGCCGTTTCTACGGACATGACCGTTTAGAAGACAATAACTTCCTATCGCTGGGCGTAAGCTATAGTTTATTTGATACAGTGGGCTTAGAGCGTCTACGTGCAGGTATTGGTCAAAGTTATTATTTCCAAGATCGTCGTGTAACCCTGAATGAACGTAGTGATGAATTTAATACAGAACGTAAAACAGGACCTGTGGTGAGTTTATCTAGCCAGTTGACAGAAAATTTTACTGTAAGCGCAAACTCAGCATGGATGTCCAATGGAGATAACGCACAGCGTGATTTCCAACTGTATTACACAGGTAACAAAGGAAATTTATATAACATCGGTTATTTCTACCGAGATTATTTACCAGATCGACAAGAACAATATGATCAAATGGTTGCATCATTTATACAACCTGTAAAAGACAATTGGCGTATCATGGGCCATGTGCAATATGATATAGACAATAACGTTGCACGTGAATATCTTGCAGGAATCAATTATGAATCATGCTGCTGGGGTGTTTCACTGTATGGTCGTGAATATTTTAATGATTTAGACGATGTAAATGCACCAGATGCCAAGCCTAAACGTGCTGTGATGGTAGAATTTACATTAAAAGGCTTAGGTGGCTTAAATAATAAATTAAGTTCGCTGTTAGAAAACCGTATCTTAGGCTTCGATAAAGTTAATCAAACTTGGACACATTAA
- a CDS encoding peptidylprolyl isomerase produces the protein MKTQNLKQLFKASALALFISSSMPTFAAPTDQVIAVVGDRAILKSDLQQGMAEAAHQLQAQKKEVPPAQILQRQILNQLIIQNAQLEQVKRYNLKIDEKTLNDAVLKVANQSGVTTLEAFQQKLDAMAPGTYEGLRNRISDDLLIQRLRQQQVMSRIKISDQDVENFLKSPEGQAAVGSQVHVIHVRISGDASTNQLENAAKQIKTELNSHNDVKALEQKFSNDKVKVEGADMGFRPLSAIPADLAARVSSLNTGQTTDLIKAQDGIHVLKLIERKGNEQKALVTQYETRHILIKPSEIVTPENAKQSIESIYNRLKAGDDFATLAATYSNDPGSARDGGSLGWVSPGMMVPEFDKVMQNTPAGEISQPFETQFGWHILKVQDIRKQDMTNEYQKRMARQILGERQFDSELDGWLRELRANTYVEIKDKNLDDKSYQPQ, from the coding sequence ATGAAGACGCAAAATTTAAAACAACTTTTTAAGGCTAGCGCATTAGCACTATTCATTTCTTCATCAATGCCGACATTTGCTGCACCTACTGACCAAGTGATCGCAGTCGTGGGTGATCGTGCAATTTTAAAAAGTGATTTACAACAAGGAATGGCTGAAGCTGCACACCAATTGCAAGCGCAAAAGAAAGAAGTTCCACCAGCTCAGATTTTACAACGTCAGATTTTAAACCAATTAATCATACAAAATGCTCAGCTGGAACAAGTCAAACGTTATAATTTAAAAATTGATGAAAAAACTTTAAATGATGCAGTACTTAAAGTTGCTAATCAATCAGGTGTAACCACACTTGAAGCTTTCCAACAAAAATTGGATGCGATGGCACCAGGAACTTATGAAGGCTTACGTAATCGTATTTCAGATGATTTGCTCATTCAACGCTTACGTCAACAACAAGTCATGTCTCGTATCAAGATCTCTGATCAAGATGTGGAAAATTTCCTTAAATCTCCTGAAGGTCAAGCTGCTGTGGGTAGCCAAGTACATGTGATTCATGTGCGTATTTCAGGTGATGCAAGTACAAACCAACTTGAAAATGCAGCAAAACAAATTAAAACTGAGTTAAATAGCCATAATGATGTGAAAGCCTTAGAGCAAAAGTTTAGCAATGATAAAGTGAAGGTTGAAGGTGCCGACATGGGCTTCCGTCCACTTTCTGCCATTCCAGCAGATCTTGCAGCACGTGTCAGTTCACTGAATACAGGACAAACGACCGATTTAATCAAAGCACAAGATGGTATTCATGTACTCAAACTGATTGAACGTAAAGGCAATGAGCAAAAAGCACTAGTTACCCAATACGAAACACGCCATATCCTCATTAAGCCTTCTGAAATTGTAACGCCTGAAAATGCCAAACAAAGTATTGAAAGTATCTATAATCGTTTAAAAGCGGGTGATGATTTTGCAACCCTTGCTGCAACTTATTCAAATGATCCAGGTTCAGCACGTGATGGCGGAAGTTTAGGCTGGGTGAGTCCTGGAATGATGGTACCTGAATTTGATAAAGTCATGCAAAACACGCCTGCTGGTGAAATCAGTCAACCCTTTGAAACTCAGTTTGGTTGGCATATCTTAAAAGTTCAAGATATTCGTAAACAAGACATGACCAATGAATATCAAAAACGTATGGCACGTCAAATTTTAGGTGAACGTCAATTTGACTCTGAACTTGATGGTTGGTTACGTGAATTACGTGCCAATACCTACGTTGAAATTAAAGACAAAAACTTAGACGATAAAAGTTATCAACCGCAATAA
- the hfq gene encoding RNA chaperone Hfq: MSKGQTLQDPFLNSLRKERIPVSIFLVNGIKLQGHIESFDQYVVLLKNTVSQMVYKHAISTVVPARNPRPAGAPAGAAGQTTGGFGGQGGFGGNQGGFGGNQGGFGGNQGGFGGQGGFGGQGGFGGNQGGFGGQGGFGGQGGFGGQGGFGGQSSSGFEAETKFEDTQDDENNR, from the coding sequence ATGTCTAAAGGTCAAACTTTACAAGATCCGTTCTTAAATTCTCTCCGTAAAGAACGCATTCCAGTTTCTATCTTTCTTGTAAACGGTATTAAGCTACAAGGTCATATTGAATCGTTTGACCAATATGTAGTGTTATTAAAAAACACAGTAAGCCAAATGGTTTATAAGCATGCAATTTCTACTGTAGTTCCTGCACGTAATCCACGTCCAGCAGGTGCTCCAGCAGGTGCGGCTGGTCAAACTACGGGTGGCTTTGGCGGTCAAGGTGGCTTTGGTGGTAACCAAGGTGGTTTTGGTGGTAATCAAGGCGGCTTTGGTGGTAATCAAGGCGGCTTTGGTGGTCAAGGCGGCTTTGGTGGTCAAGGTGGCTTTGGTGGTAATCAAGGCGGCTTTGGTGGCCAAGGTGGCTTCGGTGGTCAAGGTGGCTTCGGTGGTCAAGGTGGCTTCGGTGGTCAATCAAGCTCTGGTTTCGAAGCTGAAACTAAGTTTGAAGATACACAAGATGATGAAAATAATCGTTAA
- the miaA gene encoding tRNA (adenosine(37)-N6)-dimethylallyltransferase MiaA, translating into MSNQLPVINLMGPTASGKTALACELYERGDVELISVDSALVYQDMDIGTAKPNKAEQQQYPHHLIDLITPLQVYSAAEFVEDACNLVEQIHARGKMPVLVGGTMLYFKALLEGLSSNLPSADYAVRAEIEAKGESEGWQAVYEELKTVDPLAGEKFKVSDKQRIIRALEVYKLTGQPITKLQAEQPKNVAYRYSFYNYALLPDRVELHQRIEHRLKNMWKIGFLNEVENLIEKYDLNDNLPSARSVGYRQALDYLKNSDRSLKSKQEMEDKALYATRQLAKRQYTWLRSLQESHQFKTYLTIKQAQEDLRNLYG; encoded by the coding sequence ATGTCAAATCAATTGCCTGTTATCAATTTAATGGGACCTACTGCAAGTGGTAAAACTGCTTTGGCATGTGAACTCTATGAGCGTGGTGATGTAGAGCTAATCTCGGTAGATTCTGCTTTGGTGTATCAAGACATGGATATTGGAACAGCAAAACCCAACAAAGCTGAACAACAGCAGTATCCTCATCATTTAATTGATCTTATTACCCCTTTACAGGTGTATTCTGCTGCAGAATTTGTTGAAGATGCATGTAACTTAGTTGAGCAAATACATGCACGTGGCAAAATGCCTGTATTGGTGGGTGGAACGATGCTTTATTTCAAAGCATTGCTGGAAGGCTTATCTTCAAACTTACCGAGTGCTGATTATGCTGTGCGTGCAGAAATCGAGGCAAAAGGTGAGTCTGAAGGTTGGCAAGCTGTGTATGAGGAATTAAAAACAGTTGATCCGCTCGCAGGTGAAAAATTTAAAGTCAGTGATAAACAGCGTATTATTCGTGCTTTGGAAGTTTATAAATTAACAGGGCAACCGATTACAAAACTACAAGCAGAACAACCTAAAAATGTTGCATACCGTTACAGTTTTTATAATTATGCTTTATTACCTGATCGGGTAGAATTACATCAAAGAATCGAACATCGTTTAAAAAATATGTGGAAAATCGGATTTTTGAATGAGGTTGAGAATTTGATTGAAAAATATGATCTAAATGATAATTTACCTTCAGCTCGCTCTGTTGGCTATCGTCAAGCCTTAGATTATCTAAAAAACAGTGACAGAAGTCTTAAAAGTAAGCAAGAAATGGAGGATAAAGCGTTATACGCGACACGACAATTAGCAAAACGTCAATACACTTGGTTGAGATCTTTGCAAGAATCCCACCAATTTAAAACCTATTTGACTATAAAGCAAGCGCAAGAAGACTTGCGAAACTTATATGGATAA
- the mutL gene encoding DNA mismatch repair endonuclease MutL: MSTVELSQKRIHTLQPALANQIAAGEVIERPSSVVKELLENSIDAGATELIVRIANGGSTLIEIIDNGQGIHPEDLALSVTRHATSKIQTADDLHAIVSLGFRGEALASIAAVSRLTLSSSQDESGVGYQVEVNGTAFDHQEIQAVAAQKGTHIRVQDLFFNVPARRKFLKKPNTEFGHIEEIVRRLALTHFDIRFVLEHNENIRLNLPIADSGELRFQRVQQLLGRQFTENAYWIDADSISMHLSGWLGHPSDARAQADLQYVYVNGRIVKDKTISHALRMAYDGILHGHQHAAYLLFLEVDPENIDVNVHPTKHEIRFLNQREVHEFVRHFAKETLAQFQTATSDLSSAMKVEQTQQESQTVQPRYQEQFQLHRDITATPQMSQENSRSQHGNDSSPEPEALTDFSSNQPQTVHYQTQQQYRGTQQLNNALKSYLAPLREVSHQDEAQGALSDQASFEQSVAALNTAKVAQIDEYPLGVAIAQLHGIYILAQNTEGLIIVDMHAAHERILLQQMKMAWDKPEFWTSQQLLIPKVISITRMQATRIEELKPQLERLGLDIDQYGDEQVIVRGVPAILHKADFAALVPELLNDLDPNDEAQALQQKRDHILAGMACHGAVRAHRMLSLSEMNALLRQMEQTEFASQCNHGRPTWRAFPLTQLDKLFARGE; the protein is encoded by the coding sequence ATGTCGACAGTAGAATTAAGCCAAAAAAGAATTCATACTTTACAACCAGCACTTGCCAATCAGATCGCAGCAGGAGAGGTGATTGAGCGCCCATCTTCTGTGGTCAAAGAATTATTAGAAAACTCAATTGATGCGGGTGCAACTGAGCTCATTGTCAGAATAGCCAATGGTGGCAGTACTTTGATAGAAATTATTGATAATGGACAAGGCATTCATCCTGAAGATTTAGCGCTTTCTGTAACCAGACATGCAACCAGTAAAATTCAAACCGCAGATGATTTACATGCTATTGTGAGTTTGGGCTTTCGAGGTGAAGCGTTGGCTTCGATTGCTGCTGTTTCACGTCTGACGCTAAGCAGTAGTCAAGATGAGTCCGGTGTAGGTTATCAAGTTGAAGTGAATGGTACGGCATTTGATCACCAAGAAATTCAAGCGGTAGCTGCTCAAAAAGGAACGCATATTCGAGTACAGGATTTATTTTTTAATGTGCCTGCACGGCGTAAGTTTTTAAAGAAACCCAATACTGAGTTTGGTCATATTGAAGAAATTGTTCGACGTTTGGCTTTAACCCATTTTGATATCCGTTTTGTGTTAGAACATAACGAGAATATTCGCTTGAATCTTCCGATTGCGGACAGCGGTGAATTACGTTTTCAGCGTGTGCAACAGCTCTTAGGTCGTCAATTCACTGAAAATGCGTATTGGATCGATGCAGATAGTATTAGCATGCATTTGTCAGGTTGGTTGGGGCATCCATCCGATGCCCGTGCACAAGCAGATTTACAGTATGTTTATGTGAATGGGCGGATTGTCAAAGATAAAACCATTTCACATGCACTGCGTATGGCATATGACGGTATTTTGCATGGACATCAGCACGCAGCATATTTGTTATTTTTAGAAGTTGATCCTGAAAATATTGATGTTAATGTACATCCAACTAAACATGAAATTCGTTTTCTAAATCAACGAGAAGTCCATGAGTTTGTGCGCCATTTTGCCAAAGAAACCTTAGCACAATTTCAAACAGCAACGTCTGATCTATCCAGTGCCATGAAAGTTGAGCAAACCCAACAGGAGAGTCAAACAGTTCAGCCTCGTTATCAAGAACAATTTCAATTGCATCGAGATATTACAGCTACACCACAAATGTCACAGGAAAATAGTCGAAGTCAACATGGTAATGATTCTTCACCTGAACCTGAGGCATTGACTGATTTTAGTTCCAATCAACCACAAACTGTGCACTATCAGACACAACAACAATATCGTGGTACGCAGCAACTCAATAATGCTTTAAAAAGTTATCTTGCGCCTTTACGTGAAGTTTCTCATCAAGATGAAGCGCAGGGAGCTTTGTCTGACCAAGCTTCATTTGAGCAATCCGTTGCAGCATTAAATACAGCTAAAGTAGCGCAGATAGATGAATATCCTTTAGGCGTTGCAATCGCACAGTTACACGGTATTTATATTTTGGCGCAAAATACTGAAGGCTTGATCATTGTCGATATGCATGCCGCACATGAGCGTATTTTGTTGCAACAAATGAAAATGGCGTGGGACAAACCTGAGTTTTGGACATCACAACAATTGTTGATTCCAAAAGTGATCTCAATTACCCGTATGCAAGCAACTCGAATTGAAGAATTAAAGCCACAATTAGAACGCTTAGGTTTAGACATTGACCAATATGGCGATGAACAAGTGATTGTTCGTGGTGTGCCTGCGATTTTGCATAAAGCTGATTTTGCCGCACTTGTCCCTGAATTATTGAATGATTTAGATCCAAATGACGAAGCGCAAGCACTACAACAAAAGCGTGATCATATTTTGGCAGGTATGGCATGTCATGGTGCGGTACGTGCCCATCGAATGTTAAGTTTATCTGAAATGAATGCTTTACTTCGTCAGATGGAACAAACCGAATTTGCCAGTCAATGTAATCATGGTCGTCCGACTTGGCGTGCGTTTCCATTGACACAATTAGATAAATTATTTGCTCGAGGAGAGTAG
- the tsaE gene encoding tRNA (adenosine(37)-N6)-threonylcarbamoyltransferase complex ATPase subunit type 1 TsaE — MQYSFKLSLSNEQDTQKLARILAQNFAQGVIYLIGDLGAGKTTLTRYWLQQLGHQGAVKSPTYTLVEPYKIQGKEVFHFDLYRLNDPYELELMGIRDYLDIENALFLFEWPSKGGDEIPQADMILNILKTDTEEMREVIIELNDVALYTQLQENYA, encoded by the coding sequence ATGCAATATTCATTTAAACTCAGCCTCAGCAATGAACAAGATACTCAAAAGTTAGCCCGTATTTTGGCGCAAAACTTTGCTCAAGGTGTAATTTATTTGATTGGTGATTTGGGTGCAGGTAAAACCACATTAACGCGTTATTGGTTACAACAGTTGGGACATCAAGGGGCTGTAAAAAGTCCAACCTATACCTTAGTTGAACCTTATAAAATTCAAGGAAAAGAAGTTTTTCATTTTGATTTATATCGTCTAAATGATCCTTACGAACTTGAGTTAATGGGAATTCGTGATTATTTAGATATTGAAAATGCTTTATTTTTATTTGAATGGCCCTCTAAAGGTGGAGATGAAATCCCACAAGCGGATATGATTTTAAATATTTTAAAAACTGATACTGAAGAGATGCGAGAGGTCATCATTGAGTTAAATGATGTAGCACTTTATACCCAATTACAGGAAAATTACGCATAG
- a CDS encoding p-hydroxyphenylacetate 3-hydroxylase reductase component: MMNTLNAMDGVKIDPMKFRRALGNFATGVTIMTAQNAEGEKVGVTANSFNSVSLDPALILWSIDKNSSSFHVFEQATHFAVNILSGSQIELSNKFSRRNIDKYEGTRYHEGAGSAPILENCSAVFECERHQILEGGDHWIIVGKVVNFHDEGRSPLVYHQGAYSGVIPHPLLQLKDTVEAEVDVGEMHQGHLHSNVCYLMSRAFKFYQTDYIPKQLVTGFRTSEARLLLVLGSGTASNKADLPRDIAMPMREVEQAAEILKKDGLLVEAEGFFKLTEKGKKTSHYLFDIADSHQNEVFAKYPEKEKEIFIKILKDIAGIV; the protein is encoded by the coding sequence ATAATGAATACATTAAACGCTATGGATGGCGTAAAAATAGATCCAATGAAGTTTCGTCGTGCTTTAGGTAATTTTGCCACAGGTGTGACCATTATGACTGCACAAAATGCTGAAGGTGAAAAAGTTGGGGTCACTGCAAATAGCTTTAATTCCGTATCACTTGATCCTGCATTGATTTTGTGGAGTATTGACAAAAACTCTTCAAGCTTTCACGTTTTTGAGCAAGCAACACATTTTGCCGTAAATATTTTATCGGGTTCACAAATTGAACTATCTAATAAATTTTCACGCCGTAATATCGATAAGTATGAAGGTACTCGTTATCATGAAGGTGCAGGGAGTGCGCCGATTTTAGAAAACTGTTCTGCGGTATTTGAATGTGAACGTCATCAAATCTTAGAAGGTGGTGATCATTGGATTATCGTTGGCAAAGTAGTGAATTTCCATGATGAAGGTCGTAGCCCATTGGTTTATCATCAAGGTGCGTATTCGGGGGTAATTCCGCATCCATTGCTACAGCTCAAAGATACCGTTGAAGCGGAAGTCGATGTGGGTGAAATGCATCAAGGACATTTGCACAGTAATGTGTGCTATCTGATGAGTCGGGCATTTAAGTTTTACCAAACTGATTATATTCCAAAGCAATTGGTAACAGGTTTTCGTACCAGTGAAGCACGTTTACTTTTAGTGTTAGGTAGCGGGACAGCCTCAAATAAAGCGGATTTACCACGCGATATTGCTATGCCTATGCGTGAAGTTGAGCAAGCAGCTGAAATTTTGAAAAAAGATGGATTGCTGGTTGAAGCAGAAGGGTTCTTTAAACTCACTGAAAAAGGTAAAAAAACCTCGCATTATCTGTTTGATATTGCAGACAGTCATCAAAATGAGGTATTTGCAAAATATCCTGAAAAAGAAAAGGAAATTTTTATTAAAATCTTAAAAGATATTGCAGGTATTGTCTAA
- a CDS encoding PDR/VanB family oxidoreductase, giving the protein MTTLYHVVVKNRHVEGENIAVMEFESATSTILPKIEAGAHIDVHLPNGMVRQYSLCQNPKHQGVFRLGILRDPESRGGSFSAFDDLKEGMTIQVSEPKNLFPLVKAKHSVLIGGGIGITPLITMAYQLAQDGASFELHYCGASPERCAFVDEIKNGELAAFTTFHFKSEGASHREFFEAAIQDIDAESHIYTCGPNGFMDWVINLATTQHFPDSQIHKEYFQVDVETGGNAFEVVAQQSGKIIMVDAEETILQALAREGIEIEMSCEQGVCGTCMCDVIEGEPDHRDVYFTDEEKASNEQILVCCSRSKSARLVLDI; this is encoded by the coding sequence ATGACAACACTTTATCATGTTGTGGTTAAAAATCGCCATGTCGAAGGTGAAAATATTGCAGTCATGGAGTTTGAATCTGCAACATCGACAATATTACCTAAAATTGAAGCAGGCGCGCATATTGATGTACATTTGCCCAATGGCATGGTACGCCAGTATTCATTGTGCCAGAACCCAAAACATCAAGGTGTTTTCCGTTTGGGTATTTTACGTGATCCTGAGTCCCGTGGCGGTTCATTTTCGGCATTTGATGATTTAAAAGAGGGTATGACAATTCAGGTCAGTGAACCTAAAAATCTATTTCCATTGGTTAAAGCTAAACATTCAGTGTTGATTGGTGGTGGCATAGGTATTACGCCATTGATCACGATGGCGTATCAGTTGGCACAAGATGGGGCATCCTTTGAGTTGCATTATTGTGGTGCGAGTCCTGAGCGTTGTGCTTTTGTAGATGAAATTAAAAATGGTGAACTTGCAGCATTTACAACGTTTCATTTTAAATCAGAAGGTGCAAGTCATCGTGAGTTCTTTGAAGCTGCAATACAAGATATTGATGCAGAGAGTCACATCTATACCTGTGGTCCAAATGGGTTTATGGATTGGGTGATTAATTTAGCGACAACGCAACATTTCCCAGACAGTCAAATTCATAAAGAATATTTCCAAGTAGATGTGGAAACAGGTGGTAATGCTTTTGAAGTGGTGGCACAACAAAGCGGTAAAATTATCATGGTGGATGCCGAAGAAACCATTTTACAAGCATTGGCACGTGAAGGCATTGAAATTGAAATGTCATGTGAACAGGGTGTCTGTGGAACATGTATGTGTGATGTGATTGAAGGCGAGCCTGATCATCGTGATGTCTATTTTACTGATGAAGAAAAAGCCAGTAATGAACAAATTTTAGTGTGCTGTTCACGATCTAAATCAGCGCGATTGGTACTCGATATTTAA